Part of the Synergistaceae bacterium genome, CAGCCTTCTTCAGCGTTTGCGTCTGCAATTGTTAAAGGTATTCTCTCGCCGTAATCTTCATCAATCTGGAAAATTATAAACTGTCCTGCTTTCCTGTTGCGTGCTATTTCCGGTGCCTCGACTTTGTAGTAATAAACGCTTTGATCTCTTTCTTTGTCATATGAGAGCTGGCGTTTTTCGAGTATCTTATGCAAAAAAATTCCCCCTCATTTATTTATAATATAAATTGTGAATTGTTTATTATTACACGACAAATAATAAGCCTAAATCCTGATTTAAACAAGTATATTATTATTGCAATTTTATGGAGTTCAAGAATTCGGCATTTGTGTCAGTCTGCTTTAACTTGTCGAGAATTAAATTTAACGCGCCTGCTTCATCAACTCCCGCTATACGTTTACGCAAAATCCATAAGCGTTTAAGTTCGTCATCAGGTATTAATAACTCCTCGCGCCTAGTTCCTGATTTAGTAATATCAATAGCCGGGAATATTCTTTGTTCGGCCAGTTTTCGCGACAAATGTAATTCCATGTTGCCCGTGCCCTTGAACTCTTCATAAATAACATCGTCCATTCTGCTGCCCGTGTCAGTTAAAGCAGTGCCTATTATTGTGAGACTCCCGCCCTCTTCAAAATTTCTAGCTGCTCCGAAAAATCTTTTAGGGAAGTATAAGCCCGATGGATCAAGACCGCCCGATAAAGTTCTACCCGACGGAGGCACAGTTAAATTTGAAGCTCTTGCAAGTCTCGTGATTGAGTCAAGCAATATAACTACATCGCGTTTTGCCTCGACAAGGCGTTTTGCTTTCTCCAGTGCCAAATTTGCGACTCTTATATGCTCGTCTGCAGGCCTGTCAAAAGTTGATGCTATAACTTCTCCGTCAATTGAGCGCGCTATATCCGTAACTTCTTCGGGGCGTTCGTCGATTAACAGGGCCATTATTATAATATCCGGCGAATTTGCTGCGATTGCCCGTGCGATACGCTTTAATAGAGTCGTCTTCCCTGCTTTAGGAGGCGACACAATTAATGCTCTCTGGCCGAGTCCAATCGGTGCAAACATGTCTACAAGTCGAGTAGCTAAATCTTTAGGATCTGACTCAAGAGAGAGTCTCACTTCCGGAAATATCGGAGTCAATTGCGCAAAAACTGCCCTGTGCCGCGAATATTCAGGATCAGAAAAATTAACGGTCTCGACTCGTAATAAAGCCTCGTAGTGTTCCTGATCTCGTGGAGGACGAATTAAGCCCCATATTACATCGCCGTTTCTTAGGCCGAACCTGCGAATCTGTGAAGACGATAAATAAACGTCGCTGTCAGTCGGGAGCATTCCTTTAGGCCGCAGGAATCCGAAATTTTCCGGTAAAATCTCAAGAGTCCCCCCGCCAAATCTGTAATTCATGCTTTCTGCCTGAGCCTTGAGAGTCGCGAGAATTAAATCATCCTTGCGCATTGAGACAGGAGCATTTACGTTAAATTCTTTGGCAATTCGTCTTAAATCAACGGCATTTTTTGAAGCAAGCATAGAATACGTATATTTAGGTTTCGGGTGCTGTATTAAATCCCTGCGTCCATATGTCG contains:
- the rho gene encoding transcription termination factor Rho codes for the protein MPDELKEEVNEIQQNSYNEIDEPPIIDDSDDDNEDTQSPARTTPTYGRRDLIQHPKPKYTYSMLASKNAVDLRRIAKEFNVNAPVSMRKDDLILATLKAQAESMNYRFGGGTLEILPENFGFLRPKGMLPTDSDVYLSSSQIRRFGLRNGDVIWGLIRPPRDQEHYEALLRVETVNFSDPEYSRHRAVFAQLTPIFPEVRLSLESDPKDLATRLVDMFAPIGLGQRALIVSPPKAGKTTLLKRIARAIAANSPDIIIMALLIDERPEEVTDIARSIDGEVIASTFDRPADEHIRVANLALEKAKRLVEAKRDVVILLDSITRLARASNLTVPPSGRTLSGGLDPSGLYFPKRFFGAARNFEEGGSLTIIGTALTDTGSRMDDVIYEEFKGTGNMELHLSRKLAEQRIFPAIDITKSGTRREELLIPDDELKRLWILRKRIAGVDEAGALNLILDKLKQTDTNAEFLNSIKLQ